A portion of the Toxotes jaculatrix isolate fToxJac2 chromosome 16, fToxJac2.pri, whole genome shotgun sequence genome contains these proteins:
- the LOC121195055 gene encoding calsenilin-like isoform X1 — protein MQANEKAVDGGLLPDANGKDPNPGGQTEGSKWQRPRLSRKSLMKCCLVKWIIASTTQQGPDSSDSDLELSMVRHQPEGLEQLQAQTQFTRKELQSLYRGFKNECPSGLVDEETFKTIYSQFFPQGDATMYAHFLFNAFDMDRNGSIRFEDFVLGLSVLLRGSVTEKLRWAFNLYDINKDGYITKEEMLAIMTSIYDMMGRYTLPSVRDESPFEHVEKFFQKMDRNRDGVVTIDEFIETCQKDENIMASMQLFENVI, from the exons ATGCAG GCGAATGAGAAGGCGGTGGATGGTGGCTTGCTGCCTGACGCCAATGGAAAAGATCCAAAcccaggtggacagacagagggctCCAAGTGGCAGAGACCACGGCTCTCACGTAAATCTCTGATGAAGTGCTGTCTCGTCAAGTGGATTATCGCCAGCACCACGCAACAGGGGCCAG acagcagtgacagtgacctTGAACTCTCCATGGTGCGTCACCAACCTGAAGGTCTTGAGCAGCTCCAAGCCCAAACCCAGTTTACCAGGAAGGAACTGCAGTCGCTTTATAGAGGCttcaaaaat GAATGTCCCAGCGGACTTGTAGATGAAGAAACATTCAAGACCATTTACTCACAGTTTTTCCCTCAAGGAG ATGCAACCATGTATGCACATTTCTTGTTCAACGCATTTGACATGGACAGAAATGGCTCCATCCGCTTTGAG GACTTTGTGTTAGGATTGTCTGTGTTGCTTAGAGGCTCTGTTACAGAGAAACTCAGATGGGCGTTTAATCTATACGATATCAACAAGGATGGATACATTACGAAAGAG gAAATGCTGGCAATAATGACGTCCATTTATGACATGATGGGCAGGTATACCTTACCCAGTGTACGAGACGAATCCCCCTTTGAGCACGTGGAAAAATTCTTCCAG aaaatggaTCGTAACAGAGACGGAGTGGTGACTATAGATGAATTCATAGAAACCTGTCAAAAG GATGAAAATATAATGGCTTCCATGCAGCTCTTTGAGAATGTCATTTAG
- the LOC121195055 gene encoding calsenilin-like isoform X2, whose protein sequence is MGLEGMEIIAIVVVIGLFIVVLKQFGIWEPLSMEDSSDSDLELSMVRHQPEGLEQLQAQTQFTRKELQSLYRGFKNECPSGLVDEETFKTIYSQFFPQGDATMYAHFLFNAFDMDRNGSIRFEDFVLGLSVLLRGSVTEKLRWAFNLYDINKDGYITKEEMLAIMTSIYDMMGRYTLPSVRDESPFEHVEKFFQKMDRNRDGVVTIDEFIETCQKDENIMASMQLFENVI, encoded by the exons ATGGGGTTGGAGGGCATGGAAATAATCgccattgttgttgttattggaCTGTTTATTGTCGTGCTCAAACAGTTTGGGATATGGGAACCCTTGTCTATGGAAG acagcagtgacagtgacctTGAACTCTCCATGGTGCGTCACCAACCTGAAGGTCTTGAGCAGCTCCAAGCCCAAACCCAGTTTACCAGGAAGGAACTGCAGTCGCTTTATAGAGGCttcaaaaat GAATGTCCCAGCGGACTTGTAGATGAAGAAACATTCAAGACCATTTACTCACAGTTTTTCCCTCAAGGAG ATGCAACCATGTATGCACATTTCTTGTTCAACGCATTTGACATGGACAGAAATGGCTCCATCCGCTTTGAG GACTTTGTGTTAGGATTGTCTGTGTTGCTTAGAGGCTCTGTTACAGAGAAACTCAGATGGGCGTTTAATCTATACGATATCAACAAGGATGGATACATTACGAAAGAG gAAATGCTGGCAATAATGACGTCCATTTATGACATGATGGGCAGGTATACCTTACCCAGTGTACGAGACGAATCCCCCTTTGAGCACGTGGAAAAATTCTTCCAG aaaatggaTCGTAACAGAGACGGAGTGGTGACTATAGATGAATTCATAGAAACCTGTCAAAAG GATGAAAATATAATGGCTTCCATGCAGCTCTTTGAGAATGTCATTTAG
- the trim69 gene encoding E3 ubiquitin-protein ligase TRIM69, with protein MSKNQKEVKKIQSVYLQNLEKLNQGIKPDRKSWKPKEGDFAVQTAMEKLRQPPIAGQVTKSSAHRISRDLTCSICLDLFKQPVSLPCDHTFCQGCIEGYWTGPRGPGQGGTGSCPQCRKVYPGQSYRPNRIVANIVESYCQGLEESGTGARLADVGVPERVPAPVPRCSRHREELKLYCEEDQELVCLVCGVSQEHRNHTMMCVQEAEQKYRASLNSSMDSLKAELNIALQCDREAEDEVKKLKEHTADLKQRIEAQFSDLHQFLYQEEKLLQVKLKTEERRELIRLDEHKALLCVEISRLQRAVHEIEDKLKEQDPFTLLRSIKVLLQRPSLKFEKPAFTPPSLCEGRFAGPLQYRVWKSMKGSIYPVPAAITFNSSTANPWLSLTSSLTCVRYQTFNHTVQDNPYRFNAALSLLGSQGFTHGRHYWEIEVYSSTVWTVGVARESVPRKGVIKALPANGFWTLSLSYGIQYMAGTSPPTVLSLEEPLARIGVYLDYKRGLVSFYNAESMTHLYTFRENFTETLYPYFNLGFLDKVHENEPLKVFLPKI; from the exons ATGAGCAAGAATCAGAAAGAAGTGAAGAAAATCCAGTCAGTGTATCTGCAGAACTTGGAAAAACTAAACCAGGGGATAAAGCCAGACAGGAAAAGTTGGAAACCAAAGGAAGGAGACTTTGCTGTGCAAACAGCGATGGAAAAGCTGCGACAGCCTCCCATAGCTGGACAAGTAACCAAAAGCTCAGCTCACAGAATCAGCAGAGACCTGACCTGTTCCATCTGCTTGGATCTTTTTAAGCAGCCGGTGTCCTTGCCTTGCGATCACACCTTCTGCCAAGGGTGCATTGAGGGTTACTGGACCGGTCCCAGGGGCCCCGGGCAGGGAGGCACAGGCTCCTGTCCTCAGTGCAGGAAGGTGTACCCTGGGCAGAGCTACAGACCCAACCGCATTGTTGCCAACATAGTGGAAAGTTACTGTCAGGGTCTGGAGGAGAGCGGGACTGGAGCCCGCCTTGCAGATGTTGGGGTGCCAGAGAGGGTCCCTGCTCCGGTCCCACgctgcagcagacacagagaggagctgaAGCTGTATTGTGAGGAGGACCAGGAGCTGGTTTGTCTGGTGTGTGGTGTCTCCCAGGAGCACAGAAATCATACCATGATGTGTGTGCAGGAGGCTGAACAGAAGTACAGG GCGTCTCTGAACAGCTCCATGGATTCCCTCAAAGCTGAGCTCAACATAGCACTGCAGTGTGACAGAGAAGCTGAGGACGAGGTTAAAAAACTCAAG GAGCACACCGCCGACCTCAAGCAACGCATTGAGGCCCAATTCAGCGACCTGCACCAGTTCCTGTACcaggaggagaagctgctgcaggtgAAGCTGAAGACGGAGGAGCGGAGAGAGCTGATTCGCCTAGACGAGCACAAGGCCCTGCTGTGTGTGGAGATCTCCCGTCTGCAGAGAGCCGTCCACGAGATAGAGGACAAGCTGAAAGAGCAGGACCCGTTCACTCTGCTGCGA AGCATCAAAGTCCTGCTCCAGAG GCCGTCACTGAAGTTTGAGAAACCTGCATTCACACCGCCTAGTCTGTGTGAGGGTCGGTTTGCAGGGCCCCTGCAGTACAGAGTGTGGAAATCCATGAAAGGAAGCATTTACCCAG ttcCAGCAGCCATCACATTTAACTCCAGCACCGCCAACCCTTGGCTCAGCCTGACCTCCTCCCTCACCTGTGTTCGCTACCAGACCTTTAACCACACCGTGCAGGACAACCCCTACAGGTTCAACGCTGCCCTGTCACTGCTCGGAAGCCAGGGCTTCACCCATGGACGCCATTACTGGGAGATTGAAGtctacagcagcacagtgtggacTGTGGGGGTGGCTCGAGAGTCAGTGCCCAGAAAGGGAGTCATCAAAGCCCTCCCAGCCAACGGCTTCTggactctctccctctcttatgGGATACAGTACATGGCTGGCACTTCCCCTCCAACTGTCCTGTCCCTGGAGGAGCCACTGGCCAGGATCGGGGTGTATCTGGACTACAAGAGGGGCCTGGTGTCCTTTTATAATGCGGAGAGCATGACACATCTCTACACCTTCAGGGAGAACTTCACTGAGACCCTTTACCCTTACTTCAACTTGGGGTTCCTGGATAAAGTGCACGAAAATGAGCCTCTCAAAGTTTTCTTACCAAAGATTTAA